Proteins co-encoded in one Streptomyces sp. NBC_01283 genomic window:
- a CDS encoding OmpL47-type beta-barrel domain-containing protein codes for MMPVVRKRRLWTALLASLLMVLGLTSTAASQPDNPGAAAAQTLTWTANNGIDKYASAPATAVAGATTIVFENSTATGNDTGMPHTLTFDVSDPEYNNDVPLNILANPNDDQGGKHTAEVTLTPGRYRYHCTIPGHGSMQGILVVTEGGGEDTTAPETAAKVEGQTNADGAYVGSATVSVTATDAGSGVDKTEFAVGADGAWQPYTAPVVVDQVGTHKIRYRASDKAGNVAAEKAVDFTVVPPSTDDKTPPETSATVTGEKNDKGEYLGMATVTVTASDTGSGVNKIEYAVGDGGAWTAYTAPVMVHAAGAHKIRYRASDKAGNQAAEKAVEFTVVTPPVEDKTPPETTAKVEGDKNSDGAYVARAKVTVTATDADSGVDKVEYSLDGGPYLAYAAPVVVDRVGRHTVAYRASDKAGNTSAAKDVSFTVAEGGGVPSPNCPEFDERLTVIVGTVDTGIPNRVTNNRCRINELIEDEKEWTSQALFLKHVKSITDKFLKNGEIDQREYNKINRAAKQSGIGKPGQTEGYRKIFDGTQDSLNKWEQVGGGKFGLNADGSITSSTTVEGMGMLWFPQRKYGDFSLKLQWRDDAPGNGNANGGVFVRFPQVHDHPEESRPEWVAIKYGHEVQVLDKPDGDMYKTGSIYGFDRVGLGGAGVTPKGTWNDYEIKVVDQHYSIYRNGVLINEFDNTGGQEFTPPRGDDPGTDGRRYSSGYVGLQVHGVTDVISYRDIRIKEL; via the coding sequence ATGATGCCAGTCGTACGCAAGCGAAGACTCTGGACGGCGCTTCTCGCGTCGCTCCTGATGGTGCTCGGCCTGACGTCGACGGCCGCGAGCCAGCCCGACAACCCCGGTGCCGCGGCCGCCCAGACCCTGACCTGGACCGCGAACAACGGCATCGACAAGTACGCCTCGGCGCCCGCCACGGCGGTCGCGGGCGCGACGACGATCGTCTTCGAGAACAGCACGGCGACCGGCAACGACACCGGCATGCCGCACACGCTGACGTTCGACGTGTCGGACCCCGAGTACAACAACGACGTACCGCTGAACATCCTGGCCAACCCGAACGACGACCAGGGCGGCAAGCACACCGCCGAGGTGACCCTGACGCCCGGCCGGTACCGCTACCACTGCACGATCCCCGGCCACGGCTCCATGCAGGGCATCCTCGTGGTGACCGAGGGCGGCGGCGAGGACACCACGGCTCCCGAGACCGCGGCCAAGGTCGAGGGGCAGACCAACGCCGATGGCGCGTACGTCGGTTCCGCCACCGTCTCGGTGACGGCGACGGACGCGGGTTCGGGCGTCGACAAGACCGAGTTCGCGGTCGGGGCGGACGGCGCCTGGCAGCCGTACACGGCGCCCGTGGTCGTCGACCAGGTCGGCACCCACAAGATCCGCTACCGCGCGAGCGACAAGGCGGGCAACGTGGCGGCGGAGAAGGCCGTCGACTTCACGGTGGTCCCGCCGTCGACCGACGACAAGACGCCCCCGGAGACCTCGGCCACGGTGACCGGCGAGAAGAACGACAAGGGCGAGTACCTCGGAATGGCGACCGTCACCGTGACGGCGTCCGACACCGGCTCCGGCGTCAACAAGATCGAGTACGCGGTCGGTGACGGCGGCGCCTGGACGGCGTACACCGCACCGGTCATGGTCCACGCGGCGGGCGCGCACAAGATCCGCTACCGCGCGTCGGACAAGGCAGGCAACCAGGCGGCCGAGAAGGCCGTGGAGTTCACCGTGGTCACGCCGCCGGTCGAGGACAAGACGCCGCCGGAGACCACCGCGAAGGTCGAGGGCGACAAGAACTCGGACGGCGCGTACGTCGCCAGGGCGAAGGTGACGGTCACCGCGACCGACGCCGACTCCGGTGTCGACAAGGTCGAGTACTCCCTGGACGGCGGCCCGTACCTCGCGTACGCCGCGCCGGTCGTCGTCGACCGCGTGGGGCGCCACACGGTGGCCTATCGCGCGAGCGACAAGGCGGGCAACACCTCGGCGGCCAAGGACGTCTCCTTCACCGTCGCGGAGGGCGGCGGGGTGCCGTCACCCAACTGCCCGGAGTTCGACGAGCGGTTGACGGTCATCGTCGGCACGGTCGACACGGGAATCCCGAACCGCGTCACCAACAACCGGTGCCGCATCAACGAGTTGATCGAGGACGAGAAGGAGTGGACGTCGCAGGCGCTGTTCCTGAAGCACGTCAAGAGCATCACGGACAAGTTCCTGAAGAACGGCGAGATCGACCAGCGCGAGTACAACAAGATCAATAGGGCCGCCAAGCAGTCCGGCATCGGCAAGCCGGGCCAGACCGAGGGCTACCGCAAGATCTTCGACGGCACCCAGGATTCCCTGAACAAGTGGGAGCAGGTGGGTGGCGGCAAGTTCGGCCTGAACGCCGACGGTTCGATCACCAGCAGCACCACCGTCGAGGGCATGGGCATGCTGTGGTTCCCGCAGCGCAAGTACGGCGACTTCTCGCTGAAGCTCCAGTGGCGGGACGACGCGCCGGGCAACGGCAACGCCAACGGCGGTGTCTTCGTCCGCTTCCCGCAGGTCCACGACCACCCGGAGGAGTCACGTCCGGAGTGGGTCGCCATCAAGTACGGGCACGAGGTGCAGGTGCTCGACAAGCCTGACGGCGACATGTACAAGACGGGCTCGATCTACGGCTTCGACCGGGTGGGTCTCGGCGGCGCCGGGGTCACCCCGAAGGGCACGTGGAACGACTACGAGATCAAGGTGGTGGACCAGCACTACTCGATCTACCGCAATGGTGTCCTGATCAACGAGTTCGACAACACGGGCGGCCAGGAGTTCACGCCGCCGCGTGGCGACGACCCGGGCACGGACGGGCGGCGGTACTCGTCCGGTTATGTGGGCCTTCAGGTGCACGGGGTCACGGACGTCATCTCGTACCGGGACATCAGGATCAAGGAGCTGTAG
- a CDS encoding HEAT repeat domain-containing protein — protein sequence MTTTTLTGIEDIDWASMNHAYGDASDVPDLLRGLASPDPAERDEALDGMYGAVHHQGDVYDSTLACVPFLFVLVSDASVRDRGTIVGLLRSIAGEEVPDPEEIGGLFEDEEEDAAWVANFVDAAALIRGRSDVFLEHLSDTDPELRAAAPGALAHLHADPARVFAALRERFPVERDGEAVRSLARAVGVLGVRHVELRPDAGRLLAEVLAFGGGDPELRLTVLTQLARCAPDLLPEETVDIAVEVMRIAHEDESAAEEGGSGAQEAPAERPRTDTMVSYLRDLEAAHRASIDADLADDLLRDLHIALDDRTEERFDLLHAQLRAPDWGQRMAAVQESGLLLTGWRAPNDLAVVLLARQLIEHDERLSRAALNELACVHPIAHVVADVLEVCLTEWEDDWDPSDWEDSLFGRALKALALQGDARAVPYLAAVLESGGGVPEYVDRWVEAMGPAAGARLAPVLHGRLAGPGHSARGYERSRLISALGACAPAASLPLLTTALHGDHCGAAFTAVGRYGSAAADAAPRLREVASDVSKGDLPRLDAADALWSVTGASEDVLPVLRDVLRSDRSFAQVRAVRIAGGLGPEGVPLVPRLRELMAASVHLRSEAAIALWHIRADASDVLPVLIDQWTAAPDCRPQTVACLLEMGPAAAPALPLLHRELASPRRHNNYGAQGNMRYDVASDETLLRDCRRLVAALEP from the coding sequence ATGACGACAACGACGCTCACCGGGATCGAGGACATCGACTGGGCGTCGATGAACCACGCGTACGGCGACGCGTCGGACGTGCCGGACCTGCTGCGCGGCCTCGCCTCTCCGGACCCGGCCGAGCGTGACGAGGCGCTGGACGGGATGTATGGGGCGGTGCACCACCAGGGCGATGTGTACGACTCGACGCTCGCCTGCGTCCCTTTCCTCTTCGTCCTCGTCTCCGACGCCTCGGTCCGGGACCGGGGCACGATCGTCGGCCTGTTGCGGAGCATCGCGGGTGAGGAGGTGCCCGATCCCGAGGAGATCGGCGGGCTCTTCGAGGACGAGGAGGAGGACGCGGCATGGGTGGCGAACTTCGTGGACGCCGCGGCGCTGATCCGGGGCCGGTCCGATGTCTTCCTGGAGCATCTCAGCGACACCGACCCGGAGTTGCGCGCGGCGGCCCCGGGCGCCCTGGCCCACCTGCACGCCGACCCCGCGCGCGTGTTCGCCGCCCTGCGCGAGCGCTTCCCGGTGGAGCGGGACGGCGAGGCCGTACGGTCCCTGGCGCGGGCGGTCGGTGTGCTCGGTGTCCGTCACGTGGAGCTGCGGCCCGATGCGGGGCGGCTTCTCGCTGAGGTCCTCGCGTTCGGCGGCGGGGATCCGGAGCTGCGGCTGACCGTGCTTACTCAACTCGCGCGGTGCGCGCCGGACTTGCTGCCCGAGGAGACGGTGGACATCGCCGTCGAGGTGATGCGGATCGCGCACGAGGACGAGTCCGCTGCCGAGGAGGGCGGGTCCGGCGCTCAGGAGGCCCCTGCCGAGCGGCCCCGTACGGACACGATGGTGTCCTACCTGCGCGACCTGGAGGCCGCTCACCGGGCGAGCATCGACGCGGACCTGGCCGACGACCTGCTCAGGGACCTGCACATCGCCCTGGACGACCGCACGGAGGAGCGGTTCGACCTGCTCCACGCGCAGTTGCGCGCCCCGGACTGGGGGCAGCGCATGGCCGCGGTCCAGGAGAGCGGCCTTCTCCTGACGGGCTGGCGCGCGCCGAACGACCTGGCGGTGGTCCTGCTCGCCCGGCAACTGATCGAGCACGACGAGCGGTTGTCCCGGGCCGCGCTGAACGAACTGGCGTGTGTGCACCCGATCGCTCATGTCGTGGCGGACGTCCTGGAGGTGTGCCTCACCGAGTGGGAGGACGACTGGGACCCCTCCGACTGGGAGGATTCGCTGTTCGGCCGCGCCCTGAAGGCACTGGCCCTCCAGGGGGACGCACGGGCGGTGCCGTATCTGGCGGCGGTGCTTGAGAGCGGCGGGGGCGTGCCGGAGTACGTGGACCGCTGGGTCGAGGCGATGGGTCCGGCGGCCGGGGCCCGGCTCGCACCGGTCCTGCACGGCCGTCTCGCCGGTCCGGGTCACAGCGCTCGCGGGTACGAGCGGTCGCGCCTGATCAGCGCTCTGGGGGCGTGCGCGCCCGCCGCGTCGCTGCCCCTGCTCACGACCGCCCTGCACGGCGACCACTGCGGGGCTGCGTTCACGGCTGTCGGGCGGTACGGCAGCGCGGCGGCGGACGCGGCGCCACGGCTGCGGGAGGTGGCGTCCGACGTGTCCAAGGGCGACCTGCCCCGCCTGGACGCCGCGGACGCCCTGTGGTCGGTGACCGGCGCGTCGGAGGACGTGCTGCCCGTGCTGCGCGACGTCCTCCGGTCGGACAGGTCGTTCGCCCAGGTCCGGGCGGTGCGCATCGCGGGCGGGCTGGGCCCCGAGGGGGTGCCGCTCGTTCCGCGCCTGCGCGAGCTGATGGCGGCGAGCGTGCATCTGAGGTCGGAGGCGGCGATCGCCCTGTGGCACATACGGGCGGACGCGTCGGACGTCCTGCCGGTCCTCATCGACCAGTGGACGGCGGCCCCTGACTGCCGCCCGCAAACGGTCGCGTGCCTCCTGGAGATGGGCCCGGCGGCGGCCCCCGCCCTCCCGCTGCTCCATCGTGAGCTGGCGTCCCCGCGGCGGCACAACAACTACGGGGCCCAGGGCAACATGCGCTATGACGTCGCGAGTGACGAGACCCTGCTGCGCGACTGCCGGCGCCTGGTGGCCGCGCTGGAGCCGTAA